The following is a genomic window from Kiritimatiellia bacterium.
TGACGACGGCAAGAATCGCCCGCTCTGGCAGGTGGCGCTCTATTTCCTTTCCATGGTCGGCATCCTGGTTTTTGCCAACTGGGCGCGGCCCCCGCAGGCGGAGGGTCTATGGTTCGCTGTCTTCCGGGCGAAGTGGATGCTGACCTCCGGGGCCGCCCTCATGCTGGCCTTCCTGCTTGTCCGCTACTTCAGCCGCCGCGAACTGTCGGCGTGGTGTTCCGAGTCGTGGGGTTTCGCGAAGCAAATCCTCCCGCTGTTATTCATGGGCGTCCTGGCGGCGGGCTTCTTCCTCGGCAGCCCGGACAGCAAGGATGCGGGGATGATCCCCAATGCCTGGGTCCAGGCCCTGGTGGGGGATTCGCCGAACGCGCTGCTTACGCTCCTGGGCCGCGAGGGAGCCGCGCCGGGCTGGCTGGAAACGGCGTGGCCGGTGTGGACCAATTTCTTCGCCTCCGTCACCGGCGCGCTGATGTACTTCGCCACGCTGACGGAGGTCCCGATCCTGCGCGGCCTGCTGGACAGCGGCATGGGCCAGGGTCCGGCCCTCGCGCTCCTGCTCGCCGGCCCCGCGCTCTCGCTGCCGAACATGCTGGTGATCAACTCGATCCTGGGACCGAAGAAGACCATGACGTTTATCGGACTGGTGGTCGTGATGGCCGCCGTTACGGGGATGGTGTTTGGATTTGTGGTGAACTGAATCAGCGGAGGCGCTCATGAAGCATATTCAAATCCTGGGCACGGGCTGTCCGAAGTGCAAGTTGTTGACGGCGAATGCCGAGCAGGCTGTCCGCGAGTCGGGGATCGAGGCTCGCGTGGGGAAGGTGGAGAAAATCGCGGAGATCATGAAATTCGGCGTCATGACCACGCCGGCCCTGGTCGTGGACGGCGTGGTCAAGAGCGCCGGCAAGGTATTGAGTCCGGACGAGATCAAGAAGCACCTGT
Proteins encoded in this region:
- a CDS encoding permease; translated protein: MNRELKVFLVLVAVFLGLYYLPVDVPRFQGAVLEAFRLARWYAREHVLLCLVPAFFIAGAIGVFVSQNAIMKYFGPKAHKALAYGVASVSGTILAVCSCTVLPLFGGIYMRGAGLGPAIAFLYSGPAINVLAIVLTARVLGWQLGVARAIGAVAFSVIIGLLMHLIFLKEERAKAAQGQDVYLGDDDGKNRPLWQVALYFLSMVGILVFANWARPPQAEGLWFAVFRAKWMLTSGAALMLAFLLVRYFSRRELSAWCSESWGFAKQILPLLFMGVLAAGFFLGSPDSKDAGMIPNAWVQALVGDSPNALLTLLGREGAAPGWLETAWPVWTNFFASVTGALMYFATLTEVPILRGLLDSGMGQGPALALLLAGPALSLPNMLVINSILGPKKTMTFIGLVVVMAAVTGMVFGFVVN
- a CDS encoding TM0996/MTH895 family glutaredoxin-like protein yields the protein MKHIQILGTGCPKCKLLTANAEQAVRESGIEARVGKVEKIAEIMKFGVMTTPALVVDGVVKSAGKVLSPDEIKKHLS